In the genome of Flavobacterium panacagri, one region contains:
- a CDS encoding WG repeat-containing protein, giving the protein MKKTFYFILLMAANWCFSQEIAIPYRDGQKWGVCNPEAKMLIEPKFDKIDFYTNFSEDYKVLVSSLKKSRGLIIGGIEILQPIYNSIFRKGDLYIADKYENNRKITEVITADGKSILSKPIIEVILNENFDNKFQLFHVLNTDMSESVFIYNSQSNTISKWLYDGYYSLALLRIRDLNQVIFKVKRKENDAVSLETWNFSKLPEEISKSKLAYKTEADLMALFMKESNDRGSGGGEGTMISSYDVVAKGDTDSPLTIDEPVVSDESSQKIKKEPVRMSNRFEIENKKLVLIKQNEYKPNSPKKIVPITLNVPVADMELKSYFNAFKKNDTIYEFKNAVLYKKNNKKGILFSSQTKGLIEFDTIFKVGTYVRDDFDNTKGIYIVGDKAAKTNTYKYSFYSSDQKLLYPVHFDDLKPSILSNSNGIKNYIARVGSKYGLVQNDGIEILKCEYDEIKEFNSSSSNVKIIQTKKDNKYRVITQRYSENLNQKPAVFDYAVKDIILNYPKEYYDNSKNAAETVNLLELFDENKNIMGYANENGTLYFKN; this is encoded by the coding sequence ATGAAAAAAACATTTTACTTTATTCTTTTAATGGCTGCCAATTGGTGCTTTTCACAAGAAATTGCAATTCCATATCGCGATGGACAAAAGTGGGGAGTTTGTAATCCAGAGGCTAAAATGCTAATTGAGCCAAAATTTGACAAAATTGATTTTTATACCAACTTTTCAGAAGATTATAAAGTTTTAGTTTCCAGTCTTAAAAAATCTAGAGGTTTAATTATTGGAGGGATAGAAATCTTACAGCCAATTTATAATTCTATTTTTAGAAAAGGGGATTTGTATATAGCGGACAAATACGAGAACAACCGAAAAATAACAGAGGTAATAACAGCAGATGGTAAATCAATTCTTTCTAAACCTATAATAGAAGTAATCTTAAATGAAAATTTCGATAATAAATTTCAGCTTTTTCATGTGTTAAACACAGATATGTCAGAAAGTGTTTTTATCTACAATAGCCAATCAAATACTATTTCAAAATGGTTATACGATGGATATTATTCACTTGCCTTATTACGAATAAGAGATTTGAACCAAGTAATTTTTAAAGTTAAAAGAAAAGAAAATGATGCCGTTTCATTAGAAACATGGAATTTTTCTAAGTTACCAGAAGAGATTTCTAAATCAAAATTAGCCTATAAAACAGAAGCTGATCTTATGGCACTTTTTATGAAAGAATCAAATGACAGAGGAAGTGGAGGTGGAGAAGGAACAATGATAAGTTCTTATGATGTTGTTGCTAAAGGCGATACTGATTCTCCACTAACAATTGATGAGCCAGTAGTGTCGGATGAGAGTAGTCAAAAGATAAAAAAAGAGCCAGTTCGCATGTCTAATCGATTTGAGATAGAAAATAAGAAACTGGTTTTAATCAAACAAAACGAATACAAACCAAACAGTCCAAAAAAAATAGTTCCTATAACATTAAATGTTCCTGTAGCCGATATGGAACTCAAAAGTTATTTTAATGCTTTTAAAAAAAATGATACTATCTATGAATTTAAAAATGCTGTTTTGTATAAAAAAAATAATAAGAAAGGCATTTTGTTTTCATCACAAACTAAAGGCCTAATAGAGTTTGACACAATTTTCAAAGTAGGAACCTATGTGCGAGATGATTTTGATAATACTAAAGGGATTTATATAGTAGGTGATAAAGCTGCAAAAACAAATACTTATAAATATAGTTTTTACAGCAGTGATCAAAAGCTTTTGTATCCGGTTCATTTTGATGATTTAAAACCTTCCATTTTAAGCAATAGTAATGGAATCAAAAACTATATTGCTAGAGTAGGATCTAAATATGGACTTGTACAAAATGATGGAATAGAAATTCTAAAATGTGAATATGACGAGATTAAGGAATTTAATAGTTCATCATCAAATGTCAAAATTATTCAAACCAAAAAAGATAATAAGTATCGAGTTATTACCCAAAGATATAGTGAGAATTTAAATCAAAAGCCAGCAGTATTCGATTATGCTGTTAAGGATATAATTCTAAACTATCCCAAAGAATATTATGATAATTCTAAAAATGCTGCAGAGACTGTAAACCTACTAGAACTGTTTGACGAAAACAAAAATATAATGGGTTATGCGAATGAAAACGGTACATTATATTTTAAAAATTAA
- a CDS encoding molybdopterin-dependent oxidoreductase, whose protein sequence is MKTKNYILILFIAFCCSMCNSSKKDKEETVSTEKKSENPKHEHPTLTSEDSLKLVNHAIEVKGEVEKQLQLTVDSLKKMKVVTIENLKITGKGGVIKREVKACKAVLLRDILDKAKIKQTDHKDRNFYIVERASDNYKATFSWAEIFNNPTGDNVYIIFEENGKPVKNGEMIGLCKNDIATGPRHVYWLKSIEVYKIK, encoded by the coding sequence ATGAAAACAAAAAACTACATTCTAATTCTGTTCATTGCATTTTGTTGTTCCATGTGCAATTCTTCCAAAAAAGACAAAGAAGAAACTGTTTCTACTGAAAAAAAATCAGAAAATCCAAAACATGAACACCCAACCCTTACTTCCGAAGACAGCTTGAAACTGGTTAATCATGCTATTGAAGTAAAAGGAGAAGTTGAAAAACAACTGCAATTAACTGTCGATTCTTTAAAAAAGATGAAAGTCGTTACGATTGAAAATCTCAAAATAACTGGTAAAGGCGGTGTAATTAAAAGAGAGGTTAAAGCTTGCAAAGCTGTTCTTTTGAGAGATATTTTAGATAAAGCCAAAATCAAACAAACCGATCATAAAGACAGAAACTTTTATATTGTAGAAAGAGCTTCAGACAATTATAAAGCAACTTTTTCTTGGGCTGAAATTTTCAATAATCCAACGGGAGATAATGTTTATATTATCTTCGAAGAAAATGGCAAGCCAGTGAAAAATGGCGAAATGATTGGGCTTTGCAAAAATGATATTGCCACTGGGCCTCGTCACGTTTATTGGTTAAAAAGCATTGAAGTTTATAAAATAAAATAA
- a CDS encoding cell division protein FtsX — protein sequence MSSNFDKFQKRRLISSYFSVVLSVFLVLFLLGVLGLFIINSKKLADDFKEKIAMTVFFKNEANDSIIKAFNTELKRAPFALSSVYVSKEKAAKEHTDIIGEDFLTFLGENPLLNSYDIHLKADYVERDSIVKIENRFRKNAMISDIVYDKQLVNLVNDNIRKVSMWILIISGFLTIIAVLLINSSLRLSIHSNRFIIKTMQMVGATKAFIRKPFVMRSVKLGMLGAGLAIIALIALLLYVETNFPGLGILEDKILIVLVLAAVFGLGVLITWVSTHFATQRFLNLRTDDLY from the coding sequence ATGAGTTCTAACTTTGATAAATTTCAAAAGCGCAGGTTAATTTCCTCTTATTTTTCGGTAGTTTTAAGTGTATTCTTGGTATTATTCCTTTTGGGAGTACTGGGATTATTCATCATTAATTCTAAAAAACTGGCAGACGATTTTAAAGAAAAAATCGCCATGACGGTTTTCTTCAAAAATGAAGCAAATGACAGTATTATCAAAGCATTTAACACTGAACTAAAAAGAGCTCCTTTTGCCCTTTCTTCTGTTTATGTTTCTAAAGAAAAAGCCGCAAAAGAACATACTGACATTATTGGAGAAGATTTCCTTACATTCTTAGGAGAAAACCCATTATTAAACTCATACGACATTCACTTAAAAGCGGACTATGTGGAAAGGGACAGTATCGTAAAAATCGAGAATCGTTTTCGCAAGAATGCTATGATTTCAGACATTGTTTACGATAAACAATTAGTAAATCTGGTAAATGACAATATTAGAAAAGTAAGTATGTGGATTTTAATAATCAGCGGTTTCCTGACTATAATTGCCGTTTTATTAATTAATAGCTCATTAAGACTTTCAATACATTCTAACCGTTTTATCATTAAAACCATGCAGATGGTTGGTGCTACAAAAGCTTTTATTAGAAAACCATTTGTAATGCGAAGCGTAAAATTAGGAATGCTAGGTGCTGGTTTAGCTATCATCGCTCTAATTGCACTTTTACTTTATGTAGAAACTAATTTCCCTGGCTTAGGAATTTTAGAAGATAAGATCTTAATCGTTTTGGTTTTAGCAGCCGTTTTCGGATTAGGCGTTTTAATTACTTGGGTCAGCACACATTTTGCAACACAACGTTTCTTGAACTTAAGAACAGACGATCTTTACTAA
- a CDS encoding DUF3098 domain-containing protein — MKNNNKEEQQVQKQEFLFDSINYKILLIGIAVIAIGFVLMSGGGSKDPNVFNEDIFSFRRIRLAPTTVLIGFGITIYSIFKKSK; from the coding sequence ATGAAAAACAATAATAAAGAAGAACAACAAGTTCAAAAACAGGAATTTCTTTTTGACAGCATCAATTACAAAATCCTTTTAATTGGTATTGCTGTTATTGCTATCGGATTTGTTTTAATGTCTGGTGGAGGAAGTAAAGATCCAAACGTTTTTAACGAAGATATTTTTAGTTTTAGACGTATCCGCTTAGCACCGACAACTGTTTTGATTGGTTTCGGAATCACGATTTATTCTATTTTCAAAAAATCAAAATAA
- a CDS encoding undecaprenyl-diphosphate phosphatase, which yields MNTLQAIVLAIIEGITEFLPVSSTGHMIIASSFFGIAHDDFTKLFTIVIQLGAILSVVILYFKRFFQTFDFYFKLLVAFIPAVVLGLLLSDFIDGLLENPVTVAVSLLLGGIILLKVDEWFNKPNDPEVSTEITYAKALKIGLFQCLAMIPGVSRSGASIVGGMSQKLTRTSAAEFSFFLAVPTMLGATAKKCYDYYKAGFELSQDQTNMLIIGNIVAFVVALLAIKTFIGFLTKNGFKVFGYYRILAGIILLLIHFFIHPLTII from the coding sequence ATGAATACACTACAAGCTATTGTTCTTGCTATTATTGAAGGAATCACAGAATTTCTACCAGTATCCTCAACAGGTCACATGATTATTGCGTCTTCTTTTTTCGGAATCGCTCATGACGATTTTACCAAACTTTTTACCATTGTGATTCAGCTTGGAGCCATTCTTTCTGTGGTCATTTTATATTTCAAACGTTTTTTTCAAACTTTTGATTTTTACTTTAAACTTTTAGTTGCATTTATTCCTGCCGTTGTTTTAGGATTGCTTTTAAGTGATTTCATTGACGGCTTATTAGAAAATCCTGTTACTGTAGCTGTTTCACTTTTACTTGGAGGAATTATTTTATTGAAAGTAGACGAATGGTTTAACAAACCAAATGATCCAGAAGTTTCTACTGAAATTACATACGCTAAAGCATTAAAAATTGGTTTATTTCAATGTCTGGCTATGATTCCTGGAGTTTCACGAAGCGGTGCAAGTATTGTGGGAGGTATGTCTCAAAAATTAACTAGAACTTCAGCTGCCGAATTTTCATTTTTCTTAGCAGTTCCAACTATGTTAGGAGCAACAGCAAAAAAATGTTACGATTATTACAAAGCTGGTTTTGAATTATCTCAAGATCAAACTAATATGCTGATTATTGGAAACATTGTAGCTTTTGTTGTGGCATTGTTAGCTATCAAAACTTTTATTGGATTCTTAACTAAAAATGGTTTTAAAGTTTTTGGTTATTACAGAATTCTTGCTGGAATCATTTTATTATTGATTCACTTTTTCATTCACCCGCTTACAATTATATAA
- the truB gene encoding tRNA pseudouridine(55) synthase TruB — protein MTPEEYLNGQVLLIDKPLKWSSFQAVNKLKYLLINKVGLPKKFKIGHAGTLDPLATGLLLICTGKFTKRISELQGQAKEYTGTFYIGATTPSYDLETEIDQSFPTDHIDEALIHETVKQFLGEIDQKPPIFSAIKKDGVRLYEHARAGESIEIESRKTTIHEFEITRIALPEVDFRVVCSKGTYIRSLAYDFGKAMNSGSHLTVLRRTKIGDYDVKNAIDITLFEEELLKK, from the coding sequence ATGACACCTGAAGAATATTTAAACGGACAAGTTTTATTGATTGACAAACCATTAAAATGGAGTTCGTTTCAAGCTGTCAATAAATTAAAATACCTTTTAATTAATAAAGTTGGACTTCCAAAAAAGTTCAAAATTGGTCACGCCGGAACTTTAGACCCTTTGGCAACTGGACTTTTATTAATCTGTACAGGAAAATTTACCAAAAGAATTTCTGAACTTCAAGGTCAAGCCAAAGAATATACGGGAACTTTTTACATTGGAGCCACTACTCCATCGTACGATTTAGAAACCGAAATCGATCAGAGTTTCCCAACAGATCATATTGATGAAGCTTTGATTCATGAAACCGTAAAACAGTTTTTGGGCGAAATCGATCAAAAACCACCCATTTTTTCTGCCATTAAAAAAGACGGCGTTCGTTTGTATGAACATGCGCGCGCAGGAGAATCAATAGAAATTGAAAGTAGAAAAACTACTATTCACGAATTTGAAATTACAAGAATTGCATTGCCTGAAGTAGATTTTAGAGTGGTTTGTTCAAAAGGAACTTACATTCGTTCCCTTGCTTACGATTTCGGAAAAGCCATGAATTCTGGTTCGCATTTAACCGTTTTACGCCGAACCAAAATTGGTGACTACGATGTGAAAAATGCTATTGATATTACTTTGTTTGAAGAAGAACTTCTAAAAAAATAA
- a CDS encoding thioredoxin family protein, with protein MKSIVAKALFNSHSYAEYRKLVTDLLTEGKSTGNEQSESLTNYSKLNEARMNRLEKTIKISETVAEKLQNLDNHYIWLVLSEGWCGDAAQILPVLEKMAHVSNKKIDLRIALRDENNDLMNQYLTNGGRAIPKVIIICKEAGIVRADWGPRPKGAAELMAKHKKEVGPIDEKIKTDLQLWYLADKGISVQEELLEIMENIKYNRL; from the coding sequence ATGAAAAGCATCGTAGCCAAAGCATTGTTTAATAGTCATTCTTATGCGGAATACCGAAAATTAGTTACCGATTTATTAACTGAAGGAAAATCAACAGGAAATGAACAATCAGAAAGTTTGACTAATTATTCTAAATTGAATGAAGCGAGAATGAACAGACTGGAAAAAACCATCAAAATTTCTGAGACTGTTGCTGAAAAACTTCAAAACTTAGATAATCATTATATCTGGCTGGTTTTGTCTGAAGGTTGGTGTGGTGATGCGGCGCAGATTCTTCCTGTTTTAGAGAAGATGGCTCATGTTTCGAATAAAAAAATCGATCTTAGAATTGCATTGCGTGATGAAAACAATGATTTAATGAATCAGTATTTAACGAATGGCGGAAGAGCAATTCCAAAAGTCATCATAATCTGTAAAGAAGCAGGAATTGTTCGTGCCGATTGGGGGCCAAGACCTAAAGGAGCCGCCGAGTTAATGGCTAAACATAAAAAAGAAGTCGGCCCGATCGATGAAAAAATTAAAACCGATCTGCAGCTATGGTATTTGGCAGATAAAGGTATCTCGGTACAAGAAGAATTGCTTGAAATTATGGAGAATATCAAGTATAATCGATTGTGA
- the pyrH gene encoding UMP kinase, whose protein sequence is MKYKRILLKLSGEALMGDLQYGIDPKRLAEYADEIKQIHSKGVEIAIVIGGGNIFRGVAGASSGMDRVQGDYMGMLATVINGMALQGALEDKGMKTRLQTALKMESIAEPYIKRRADRHLEKGRIVIFGAGTGNPYFTTDTAAVLRGIEINADVILKGTRVDGVYDSDPEKNASAIKFDFISFDDVIKKGLNVMDTTAFTLSQENKLPIVVFDMNKIGNLLKICEGQNIGTVVNI, encoded by the coding sequence ATGAAATATAAAAGAATTCTTCTAAAACTTAGCGGCGAAGCGCTAATGGGTGATTTACAATACGGTATAGACCCAAAAAGATTAGCCGAATATGCAGACGAAATTAAGCAGATTCACAGTAAAGGAGTAGAGATTGCAATTGTTATTGGAGGAGGAAATATATTTAGAGGAGTTGCCGGAGCAAGCTCTGGAATGGATAGAGTTCAAGGCGATTACATGGGAATGCTTGCTACTGTAATTAACGGAATGGCTTTACAAGGTGCTCTTGAAGATAAAGGAATGAAAACACGTTTGCAGACTGCTTTGAAAATGGAATCTATTGCAGAACCATACATTAAAAGAAGAGCTGACCGTCACTTAGAAAAAGGCAGAATTGTAATTTTTGGTGCAGGAACTGGAAACCCATACTTCACAACTGATACAGCTGCAGTTTTAAGAGGAATCGAAATCAACGCTGATGTAATATTAAAAGGAACACGTGTTGACGGAGTTTATGATTCTGATCCTGAGAAAAATGCCTCTGCTATAAAATTTGATTTTATTTCTTTTGATGATGTAATCAAAAAAGGATTGAATGTTATGGACACCACAGCATTTACATTAAGCCAGGAAAACAAATTGCCAATCGTAGTTTTTGATATGAACAAAATTGGAAACTTATTGAAAATCTGCGAAGGCCAAAATATAGGAACTGTAGTAAATATATAG
- the frr gene encoding ribosome recycling factor, translated as MTEEIDFILESTEESMNGTIAHLEKEFLNIRAGKASPAMLGGVFVDYYGSATPLSQVSKISVPDARTITLQPFEKNMLQAIEKAILIANIGFNPMNNGDMVIISVPPLTEERRRDLAKQAKSEAEDAKIGIRNSRKDANTDIKKLEKEGTSEDICKSAEEEVQNLTNAFIKKIDELLALKEAEIMKV; from the coding sequence ATGACTGAAGAAATAGATTTTATTTTAGAAAGTACTGAAGAATCAATGAACGGTACGATTGCACACTTAGAAAAAGAGTTTCTAAATATTCGTGCAGGAAAAGCTTCTCCAGCTATGCTTGGAGGTGTTTTTGTTGATTATTATGGTTCAGCGACACCGCTTTCGCAAGTATCTAAAATCAGTGTACCAGATGCAAGAACAATTACATTACAGCCATTTGAAAAAAATATGCTGCAAGCAATTGAGAAAGCTATTTTAATTGCTAACATTGGTTTTAACCCGATGAATAATGGTGATATGGTAATTATTAGCGTACCACCATTAACAGAAGAGCGTCGTCGTGATTTAGCAAAACAGGCAAAATCTGAAGCTGAAGATGCTAAAATTGGTATTCGCAACTCTCGTAAAGATGCCAATACTGATATTAAAAAATTAGAAAAAGAAGGAACTTCAGAAGATATCTGTAAATCTGCTGAAGAAGAAGTTCAGAACTTAACAAACGCTTTCATCAAAAAAATCGATGAATTATTGGCTTTAAAAGAAGCTGAAATCATGAAAGTGTAA
- a CDS encoding DUF5686 family protein, with protein sequence MKLFCFLTLFFTLTLQAQIQINGIVTDSNNKPLPFATITTSENNNTITDVDGKFIFKISTSANTLTVSYVGFQKKTIALIKNKTFYAVSLTQQTDDLKEVIVSNENPALTIIRKVIASKWQNDPQKKLNNFEYKTYNKLIVTANPDSIDGRVDSSASYKDLDKKIINVDSSDYKFKEIISKQHLFQTEKVSQYQFTNKKLKETVLGTKMAGFKQPIYEVLAFNLQSISIYDPKYELFETKYENPISNSATSTYNYKLLDTVSIKGRDAYMIYFKNKLKRRSSGLEGVLYIDKENFAVAKAVMRIKGVLDISGIHEFEYIPKEKIWFQSNTTFKIVKGKNDDDIRILGGTIQFDGDVEENFEPRKKVASDFTYLLSESNSFDVRFNTSSPVKNPSLYIEINDDAAKKPESFWEAYRKENLDLKSQKTYQLLDSISVSNRIEKRLGIGRKIINGFYPIGPVDLDLKKIISYNNYEGFRVGLGGITNDRLSKNFRIEGYTAYGTKDGAFKYSLGAGVLLDKYTNTWFNGYYTDDVREIASTVFAVDKRVFKIYDPRPINISTFYEYSGWRGNIQTKIIPKTEAVLEFSRNYIEPKFDYLFNYDGKLYSSYVMTTAMLSIVWAPFSDFMQTPTGRNESEKRFPRFTFQYTQSLPNVFDNDFTFSKIDFKAEYEKKYLNRQKTSLLFQAGLAMGDVPITHLYNTSPNNLTKETVVQRITFSGRNAFETMFFNEFFSSQYLMFQIKHGFDRITILKKVRPSLVIVSRMAWGNMENPEQHVGPSYKTLERGFYESGLELNKIYKGFGLAGFYRYGPNQLLKFEDNIAVKISYVLDLGL encoded by the coding sequence ATGAAGCTATTTTGTTTTTTGACTTTGTTTTTTACGCTTACACTTCAGGCGCAAATTCAAATAAACGGAATCGTTACCGATTCAAACAACAAACCTCTTCCGTTTGCCACCATTACCACTTCAGAAAACAACAACACTATTACAGATGTTGATGGGAAGTTCATTTTCAAGATTAGTACATCGGCAAATACTTTAACAGTCTCTTACGTTGGTTTTCAAAAGAAGACAATTGCATTAATCAAAAACAAAACTTTTTATGCTGTTTCACTTACGCAGCAGACAGATGATTTAAAAGAAGTTATTGTTTCCAACGAAAATCCGGCTTTAACCATAATACGAAAAGTAATAGCCAGCAAATGGCAAAATGATCCACAGAAAAAGCTCAATAATTTCGAGTATAAAACCTACAACAAACTTATTGTAACAGCCAATCCAGACTCTATAGATGGGAGAGTTGATTCTTCAGCATCTTATAAAGATTTAGATAAAAAAATAATTAATGTTGATTCCTCCGATTATAAATTCAAAGAAATTATAAGCAAACAGCATTTATTTCAAACAGAGAAAGTCTCTCAATATCAATTTACAAACAAAAAATTAAAAGAAACTGTTCTTGGCACTAAAATGGCAGGATTTAAACAGCCAATTTATGAAGTGCTAGCATTTAATCTTCAGTCAATTTCGATTTATGATCCGAAATATGAATTGTTTGAGACTAAATATGAAAATCCAATTTCAAACTCTGCAACATCTACCTACAATTATAAATTATTAGACACTGTAAGTATTAAAGGTCGTGACGCTTACATGATTTATTTCAAAAACAAACTTAAGCGAAGATCATCTGGTTTAGAAGGAGTTTTATATATTGACAAAGAAAATTTTGCTGTCGCTAAAGCCGTAATGCGAATTAAAGGCGTTTTGGACATCAGCGGTATCCATGAATTTGAATATATTCCGAAAGAAAAAATCTGGTTCCAAAGCAATACCACTTTCAAAATTGTCAAAGGAAAAAATGATGATGATATTAGAATTCTTGGCGGAACGATTCAATTTGACGGAGATGTTGAAGAGAATTTTGAACCGAGAAAAAAAGTGGCTTCAGATTTTACTTATCTGCTTTCTGAGAGTAATAGCTTTGATGTTCGTTTCAACACGAGCAGTCCTGTAAAAAACCCATCACTTTATATCGAAATTAATGACGATGCTGCTAAAAAACCAGAAAGTTTCTGGGAAGCTTACCGAAAAGAAAATCTTGACTTAAAAAGCCAAAAAACATATCAATTACTGGACAGTATTTCTGTCAGCAATCGAATTGAAAAACGCTTGGGCATTGGCCGAAAAATTATAAATGGTTTTTATCCAATCGGCCCAGTTGATTTGGATTTAAAAAAGATCATTAGCTATAACAATTATGAAGGCTTTCGTGTTGGTTTAGGCGGTATTACAAATGATCGATTATCGAAAAACTTCCGAATTGAAGGTTATACAGCATACGGAACAAAAGATGGTGCTTTTAAATATAGTTTAGGCGCTGGCGTTTTATTAGACAAATACACCAATACTTGGTTTAACGGCTATTACACAGATGATGTTCGTGAGATTGCAAGTACTGTTTTTGCAGTTGACAAACGTGTTTTTAAAATTTATGATCCGCGTCCAATTAACATCAGTACATTTTATGAATATTCGGGATGGCGCGGTAATATTCAAACCAAAATTATTCCTAAAACAGAAGCTGTTCTAGAGTTTTCAAGAAATTATATCGAGCCAAAATTTGATTATTTATTTAATTACGACGGAAAATTGTATTCGAGTTATGTGATGACAACGGCAATGCTTTCTATTGTTTGGGCGCCTTTCAGTGATTTTATGCAGACTCCAACGGGAAGAAATGAATCGGAAAAAAGATTTCCTAGGTTTACTTTTCAATACACGCAGTCTTTGCCGAATGTATTTGATAATGATTTTACTTTTAGCAAAATCGATTTTAAAGCTGAATACGAAAAGAAATATTTAAACCGTCAGAAAACCAGTTTGCTTTTCCAAGCAGGTTTAGCCATGGGAGATGTTCCGATTACACATTTGTACAATACTTCTCCGAATAATTTAACTAAAGAAACGGTTGTACAGCGTATTACTTTTTCGGGAAGAAATGCTTTTGAAACGATGTTTTTTAACGAGTTTTTCTCTAGTCAATACTTAATGTTTCAAATTAAACATGGTTTTGACCGTATTACAATTCTCAAAAAGGTCAGACCTTCATTGGTTATAGTTTCGAGAATGGCTTGGGGTAATATGGAAAACCCTGAACAGCATGTTGGCCCATCTTACAAAACACTTGAAAGAGGCTTTTATGAATCAGGTTTAGAATTAAACAAAATTTACAAAGGTTTTGGTTTGGCTGGATTCTATCGTTATGGCCCAAATCAGTTATTGAAGTTTGAAGATAATATTGCGGTTAAGATTTCTTATGTACTGGATCTGGGACTTTAA